The DNA window CAATTGCCGCCGTGGGCCCGAACGTGTCGGTGCCGTCCGACGCCCAGGCGTTCGACCTTTCGGGCCAGATGGTATACCCCGGATTCATCGACAGCGGCACGCACCTCGGCCTCGCGGAGATCGGCTCCCTTCCGGAGACCCAGGACTTTAACGAGATTGGCGACCTCACGGCCCACATGAACGCCCTCACGGCCGTCAACCCCAGCACCGTGCACGTGCCCACGACGCGGGCTCACGGGATCACCTCCGTCATCACGGAGCCGGAGAACGGGATTCTGCCGGGCACGGCCGCCCTCATCGGCCTGCACGGCTACACCCCCGAGCAGATGCACCTGGGCGACGTGACGCTCACGAAGCTGAACTTCCCGTCCGTCGGCCGGCAGGGGCCGTCGGACGACCGGTCGCCCGAGACGATCCAGAAAGAGGCGGAGAAGGCCCTCACCCAGCTCAACGACCTCTGGGCGCAGGCCGAGCGGTACGCCCGGATCGACTCGGCGGTGGCGGAGCAGCCGGAGGCGCGGCGTCAGCCCGAGTTCGTGCCCGCCATGGAGGGCCTGCTTCCGGTGATCCGCGGCGAGCAGCCCCTCATGATCTCCGCCAACGCGGCGGCCGACATCTCGAAGGCCCTCGACTGGGCGGAGGAGCGCGGCGTGCTCGACCAGCTGATTCTGAGCGGGGCCCTGGAAGGGTGGCGCGTCGCCGACGAGATTGCGGCGGCCAACGTGCCGGTCCTGGTCGGCTCCATCATGCAGCCCCCGAGCCGCGAAAGCGACCGCTACGACAAGGCGTACCGCACCCCCTCCCTGCTCCACGACGCTGGCGTGACCGTGGCGCTCCGCTCCGGCAAGACCGAAAACGTGCGGAATCTCGTCTTCCACGCCGGCTTTGCCGCCGCCCACGGCCTCGGCAAGACGGAGGCCCTCCGCGCCATTACGACCACCCCGGCGCGCATCTTCGGGGTCGCGGACCAGGTGGGGACCATCGAGGCCGGCAAGCGGGCCAACCTCTTCGTCGCCGACGGCGATCCGCTTCAGCCCGCCACCGACGTGCAGCACCTCTTCATCGACGGGTACAAGCTGCCGCTCGAAAACCGGGCCACGAAGCTGTACGACGAGTTCCGGAACCGGAATCCGGGACTGACGAAGTAGCGGCCGCCGTTCGGGGCGGAGGGTCAACCAGTTCAGTACCTCAAGCTTGGAACGGCCAGGGAATCGGCCTCCAGGGATGTACGTCGAGGCCCCCGGGACGTACGAGCCGAGTCACTCGTCGATGCGTTACCCGATTTCAAGCATCCGCTCCACGGCCTCCAGGGCACCGAGGCGCACCTCTTCCTCGATCTCGATCTTGTACTGGTTGTTCGCCAGATTGCGGTAGGTGTCCTCCAGGGTAATCTGGTTCATGTGCGGGCACCGCTGCCAGCACATCCGCAGCAGGTTCTTGTCCGGGTTGGCACCCATGATGTTGTCGCCCATCGAGCACTCCGTGAGCAGGAGGTAGCTCTCCGCGTCCGTGTTCTCGACGTAGTCGATCATGGACGAGGTGCTGCCGGAGTGGTCGGCCTCCTCCACGACCTCCGGGCTGCACTCAGGGTGGGCCAGCACCACGGTGTCGGGGTGCTCCTCGCGGGCCTGCTGCACGTCCTCCACCTGAAACATCTCGTGGACCACGCAGCGCCCCTCCCACCCGATCAGGTCAGCGTCGGCGGCCTCGGCCGGGGCCCCGTCGCCGCTCGTGGGCGCGCCGTCGCCCCCCACATCCTTCCGCTCGCGCTTCTGGGGGAAGAGCACGTCCTTTCCGGTCTCCTGGGCCACGTTCTGGGCCAGGAACTCGTCCGGGATGAAGATGACGGTGTCCGAGTCGAGCGACTCCACGACCTGCGCCGCGTTGCTGGAGGTGCAGCAGACGTCGCTCTCGGCCTTCACGTCGGCGTAGGTGTTGACGTACGTCACGACCGGCAGCCCGGGGTAGCGCTCGCGCAGGCGCCGCACGTCCTCCGCCGTGATGCTCTCGGCCAGCGAGCAGCCCGCCTCCTCCGCGGGCAGAAGCACCGTCTTGTCCGGGTTCACGATCTTGGCCGTCTCGGCCATGAAGCGCACGCCGCAGAACACGATCGTATCCGCCTCCGCCTCGGCGGCGCGCCGACTCAGCTCCAGCGACGAGCCGGTGTAGTCCGGAATCGTGTGGAAGAGGGCCGGCTCCATGTAGTTGTGGCCCAGGATCACCGCGTTCTGCTCCTGTTTGAGCGCGTTAATCTCGGCGGCCATCTCGGCCTTGTTGCGGAGCTCCGGGTCGCTGGGCCGATCTTCGAGGCGCTCCTCGAGGATGTCGTAGAGCGCGTCGGGGTCGGTCAGGGTGGCAGCGTCGTTCATCATGGCGGTAGGCTACGTGTGTCGGGGATGGATCGGGATGCGGCGGCAGGACCGTCTCAGTGGATCCGCATGCTAAGGTCGAGCGTCTCGGGCGAATGTGTGAGCGCCCCCACGGAGATGGCGTCGACGCCCGTTTCGGCGATGGTCGGGACCGTGTCGAGCGTCACCCCGCCGGAGGCCTCCAGGGGCACGCGCCCGTCGGTGCGGGCCACCGCCTGACGAAGCGTTTCGGGCGGCATGTTGTCGAGCAGGATGAAGTCGGGCGCGAGGGCAAGGGCCTCGTCCAGTTCGTCGAGGGTCTTCACCTCGACCTCGATCGGGTAGTCGTCGCCGTGCGCATCGCGGGCGCGGCGCACCGCCTCGGGGATTCCCCCGGCCCCGTCGATGTGGTTGTCCTTGATGAGGACCATGTCGTAGAGCCCCATGCGGTGGTTGCGGCCGCCCCCGTGCCGCACCGCATACTTGTCGGGGCGACGGTGCCCCGGAAGGGTCTTGCGGGTGTCGAGGATGTCCGCCTCGGTGTGCGAAACGGCGTCGACGAAGCGGCGCGTCCGGGTCGCGATGCCGGACAGGCGGCCGACGAAGTTGATCGCCGGGCGCTCGGCGGTGAGGAGCGCCCGCCCGGGCCCCTCCACGGTGGCGAGGAGCTGTCCGGCCTCGACCCGTTCCCCCTCGTCCACCGACGGTACGAACTGCAGGGCCGGGTCCACGAGCCGACACAGCGCGTCGGCCAGCGGCAGCCCCGCAATCACGCCGTCCTCTTTCGCCACGAGCCGGCCGTCCAGGGGGGTGTCGGCCGCCAGGGCGGCCGTGCTCGTGACGTCCCGGCGCGACGGCGCCTCCCCCTCGAAGTCCCACTCGCCATTGGGGTCTACGTCCTCCGCGATGCTGAGCCGCAGGAGCGAGAGCACGGAAGGGCGACGAAGCGCGTCCGGCAGCGCGCGCCGGGCCCGCTCTCGGGGCGACGCGACGGTCGTGGGGTCGGTGCTCACAGTGTTGCGGGATCGAACAGTCGTACAGCATGCGAGGGGGCGCCTAAGAGGCCGGCGGGGAGTCCGAGCGTTCCATGTAGTGGCACCCCACGGAGGTCTCATTCGCCTTGGCCGCCTCGGCAATCAGGCGGGCCGCCGTGCAGGCCGATCGGAGTTCGTGGACGCCGCGCCGGGCACTGGGGTCCGTCCAGGCGTCAACGTCCGCCTCCACGGCGTGCAGGGCGTCGAGGGCCCGTTGGAGGCCGTCGGGCGTGCGGCGAAGGCCCACGTGCTCGTCCATGACCCGCTGGAGGCGCTCAACGGACGCGTCGAGGGCCGCGTCGGACGGCGGCGATCCGGCCGTCGTCGAAAGGGAGACCTCCTGGTCGGTTGGCGTCGCCCCCGCGGCATCGGTCCCCGCCCGCAGCCCCCACACCAGTCCCTCCAGGAGCGACGTGGAGGCGAGTCGGTTCGCCCCGTGGACGCCCGTTCGGGCACACTCGCCCACGGCATAGAGCCGACCGAGCGACGCCCGCCCATGGGTGTCTACGTCGACGCCGCCACAGAGAAAGTGTTCGGCGGGCACCACCGGGATGCCGGTCGACGGGTCCACCCCGTGCTCCGCGCACATCGCCGCGAGGTCCGGAAAGGTCCCGGCAAAGTCGAACGACGAGACGTCGAGCACGACGCGCCCGGTGCGTTCGTGCGCCTGCTCCACGGCGCGGGCCACCACGTCTCGGGGGGCCAGCTCGGCATCTTCGTGGACCGCGGGCATGAAGCGCTCCCCGTTCGCGTCGCGGAGGACCGCGCCCTCGCCCCGCACCGCCTCGCTCACCAGAAACGGATCGCCGTCCGCCACGCAGACGGTCGGGTGAAACTGCACGAACTCCATGTCGGCCGTCGCGGCCCCGGCGCGGTGCGCCATCGCGATGCCGTCCCCCGTCGCCCCCCCGGGGTTCGTGGAGCGGCTGTAGAGCGCCCCGATGCCGCCGGTGGCGAGGACAGTGGCGCCGGCGTAGTGGTGCCGCACCGCGTCCCCCGACTTGAGGAGGGCGCCGTGGATGTCGCCGTCCCGCTCCAGCAGATCAATGGCGGCGGTGTCTCCCCGAATCTCCACGCGGTCGTGGGCGGCGAGGTGGCTCAGGAACGGCTCGTGAATGTGCCGCCCCGTCGACGCGTCGACGTGCAGGATGCGGTCTTCGGAGTGGGCGGCCTCGCGTCCGTAGTGAAACGACGCGCCGTCGCCCCCGGTGTCGAAGTCCACGCCGAGCGTGTCGATGAGCACGTCCCGCACGGCGGCGTCGGCGTTCTGCACGAGCACGTCGAGGGCCTCGGGGTCGCTCGTGCCGCTGGAGGCCGTGTGGATGTCCTCCTTGAACTGGCGGGGCGCTTTGCGGGCCACCGCGATGCCGCCCTGCGCCCACCACGTGGAGGCCCCTTCGGGCTGCGTCGCCTTCGTGGCCAGGGTGACGGAGGCGCCGTCGCGGGCGGCCCCGAGCGCGGCGGACAGGCCCGCGATGCCGGAGCCCAGCACGAGAATGTCGGTCGTAGAATGCGTCATCGGGGAAGGGGCACTTGTGCTACCGGACAGGGGCGCGCCGCGGCCCGCCTTTGCCAGGCAGACAGCGACGGCGTGGGCACTGCTTCGGCCCGGTGGGACCGTTTCTAAGCCCAAAAAGAGCGCCTGATCCGCACACGCAGGGACGGGACGCCGATGTTACCCACTCCCTACACGATCCACGACATCCTCCTGACAGGGCCCGGGCTCCGTCCGCAGGGGATCAAAGGATATGTTCAGGGCGAGGGGGTGGGGACGGAAAGGGGCGAACGCTGACTTCCGCGGAGGGATCGCTCTCTCCGCCCTCCCCCACCGCGGTGACCCGGTAGTAGTAGCGCGTCCCGGTGTCAACCGCGTCGTCCGTCAGTGTGGGCTGCCCGAGCGGGGTGTCCCCGTTCACCGGGGTCCCGTTGGCCCCCGAAAATGAGCTGGTGCTCCGGTAGACATTGTACCCCGATGCATCTGCCCCGCCGTCCCACGTCAGGCTGACGCTCCCGTCCTGGGTGGTCGCCTGGACACTCGTGGGCGGCGACGGCGGCTCCGGGGACGTTCCTCCACCGTCGCACCCCGGCAAGAGAAGAAGCCCAGTCCCAATGGCCGTCAGAACCCCTATTCGTACGACGGCCGGAAACAGCGAGCGGTTAATCATGAAACCCAAGACAGCTTGTGGACCAGACGGCGTGGAGAGTCTGCCTCACCGGACGAGCACGACCTTCTCGACGTGTTGCTTCTCGTCGGTCGACACGCGCAGGAAGTACGTCCCGCTGGCCAGCCGACGCTGTGACGCGTCCGTTCCCTCCCAATTCACCCGATGGGGACCGGCCTCTTGACGCCCTTCCGCCAGGGTGCGAACCCGCCGTCCCAAAAGATCGAACACGGCAACCGTCACGTCCTGCGTCTCCGGCAGAGCGTACTTCAGGGTGATCTGGTTGCGGAATGGATTGGGCGCTGGGGCCTGTACCGTGAGGCTCTCCGGAAGACGCTCACGGGTCTCCGACGTCACGTAGGACGAGCGCCCCACCAGGAGCTGAATGCGAGACGGATCGGGGCCCGCCGCAAGCGTCAACGGCCCGTCGGTCCGGAGGTCGTGGGAACGACCGTTCGCCGGATCAACGAGGGCCACGTCCACTTGTGGCGACTGCGGGAGCGATTCCGCACGCAGTGTCACCGGTCCTGTCGTGTCGGCCCGGAGCTCGAGGGTATACGTCTGGCCCCCCGTTCCCGTGGGCCGTACATCTCGCGCCAACCGGCCCTGCCGCTCGGGGGCCGCGCCTGCGAATGGCGCCCGGGCGGACAGGGACAGACTTGCAAACCGTGACGGCGGGGCCGCAAGGTCTTGTGCGTCTTTCCCGTCGGCGGCCGCGGGATGCTCTCCCACTTCTACACGGGCCGTCGCGCGCCCCTTGCGCTCGGCAACCAGTTCGACCGCACGGGTCGTCCGGGACTCATTGGCGGCATTCGCAGTCGTGCCCTCGGAGGACGAGAGCGGTATCGTGAGCTGGTCCAGCCCCTGGTCGTTGAGGACGTAAAAGGCCTCCCCTTCCGCTGCCGACACAAAAGTCGACGCCTCCCGAAAGGAGCCGCTGTCCCAGTCCCACAAGGCCTGAAGCGTCCCCTCGTTGGCACTCTGCACGGCGCTCCACGGAACGTTTCGGGGCAGTGGGTTGGAGATGATGTTCCACCCGTCGTGCAGCGGGATTGTGGTCGCCCCGTTCTGCACGTCCACCGTGGGAATTGTCGTTTGGACCGACCAGTCACTCGTGCTCAGGACCCAGAACCCGCGGCCGGGCCGAAAGTCAAACTGATCGCTGCCGTCGAACTTAATGAAGGGCTCCTGGTCACTGCCGTCGTCCCAGTACGCCTGCCACCCGACGCCCGCCTCGCCGGAGAGCGTCGACGCGAGGGCCTGGTCAACCTGGCCCGGCAGGGCCACGAGGCGGTAGCTGTCCCCGGTGCTCGGGTCGCCGAACGAGCGCGTCACGTCGACGGTCGTCTCCCCAGGAAGCTCCGCCGTCAGATCGCCGGCGTCGAGACCAAGAAGCTGATACCCCTCGTCCGGCTCATCCGCGTCCGGCCCCGCCCCATTGAACTGCCCGAGGACCCCCTGAAAGGTGGCACGGTCCGGGATCGGCTCCCCCTCAAGTTCCGATCCACTGGGAATTCGAAGCGTGAGGGAGCCCGTGCCGTCCTGGATCATGTAGTTCCCCGCGCTGCTGCCCGCCCGAAACGTGTCGTCCCCGTCGGCGTCGATGGAAACGTTTTCCACCCGCACGAGCTCTGCCTCGTGATTCTCGCCGCTGGCGGCAATGTCTCCAAGCGTGAGGGTCGTCGGGGCCGGGAGCGACTCGTCCTGAGCGATGATTTCGAAGCCATCGTCAGGCACGTCGGTCAACTCCAGCAGCCCGTTAAAATAGGTGAGCGTTCCCGTCACTTCTAGTCGGGTGCCCTTCTCGATGGAGCTGCCGAGGGCCTGCCCAAAGACCCCCTGGGATTCGAAGATGTAGAGCCCGCCGGTCTGGTCTTGAATGTACGGGCCGTCGTCTCCGACACGGGTCACAACGCCCTCCACGGACACCGTACGGCCGCCGCCCTGCTCCCGGGCATTCTGAATAGAGATCACCTCGGGGCCCGGGACCTCTTCGCCGTAGGCTCGGTCGGCGAGGGTGGAGTCGAGCACAAACGGGTTCGGAATGTTGCCCTGGTAGCTGCCCTGAGAAAGCGTTCGACGGAGCTCCGTCGCATCCACAGGATCCTCTTCGTGCCACTCCAGAAGCGTTTCCCGCTGGGTTTCCAAGAACGACAAGTCCGCTCGGTTCGGGTACGCCATGGCGAAGTAGAAGGCCGCACGCGCCACGTCTCCTTTCTTGCTATGGCGCGGCTCGAAGCGGCGGTTGTCCCGTTCAGCAGGACTGCTGTCAAGCTCACTCCAGAGCTCCAACCCATTTTGCGGAGTGGTCGATCGAGACTCGTCCTCAAAGTACCAACTGTCGGTGTCCGAGTCTGGGATCTCCCCAAAGGCGTAATTGCTTCGCGCCGAGTTGACCGCATCGTGTGCGGGGGCCAGGATGTGCATGTCGCTCAGGGCCGGCTCGTTCTCGGCGCCTTTGCTGCGGGGCCAGATGTGCTCGGTATTTACACCCTGATCGAGTGCCTGATCACTGGCGTCTCCTCCGTCCGGGTCGACGACCACCTGGAGCCCACTGTAAATGGCCTCGACGGTATCTTGCTCGTTGTAGACGCGGCGGTACAGCGTGTCGCGGGCCGGGCCGTATCCAATCGTGGGCGGATCGCCGTACCGTTGCCGGAGCGAGTCGAGGAGCACGTTGGCGCTATCGCCCGCAACGATCGGTCCTTGGGCCGCCGGGCCGTCCAGAATCCAAAGCGTAAAGCGGCTGGGAGACGAGATGCCCCCGTCCTCGGACGACAGCGCAACCTCTAGCCGCTCCACCCCCTCCTGCTCAGAATCGTCCACCGGCTCCAGGGTAAGGGTCTGTGGCGACGGATCCGTTCCGGAAAACGTAAGCGTCTGCGGGCTCTGAAAGCCCATGACGTCCGTCCCATCCGCGGTGCTGGACGGCCCTACTTCTGCCGTCACCGAGACCGTCCTGTCCGTTTCTTTGTTGAAGACCTGAACCTGCACCGACACAGGGCCGTCCCCTTCTTCCGCCTGGGCGAACAGGCGATTGAAGGAAAACGACAGCGACGGTTGCAGGTCGCTCTCGCGAACCGGAATGAACTGATACCCCTCGTCGGGCTCATCCCCCCCCGGGCCTTCTCCGTTGAACTGCCCAAGGACGCCTTCAAAGTCAAACACTCCGCCCGGAATCGGGGCGCCGCCGATCGCCGTCTCGCTGCCATCCTGTACTCGAAATTCAAGGGGCTGTCCGTCCCCGTCCTCTACCGTATAGGTTGTCCCGTTCTCGAAGGCGCCGGACGCACTGAGAAACCGCAATCCCTCAACACGGAGCAGCTCACTTTCGTAGTCTTCCCCGTTCTGAGCCAACTCCGGAAGGGTCACCGTCTGTGGGCTCGGTGGGGAGCCCTGCCCCTGCACCGTGTAGTCGGTGAGGTCCTCGTTGTTGATCTGAAAAAGCCCGTTGAAGGCCGAGGTGGTTCCGGTTACCTTCACCGTGGTCCCCGGCTGAATGGTGCCGTCCGCAATGTCGCTCTGAAACGCGCTGCTGTTTGATCCGCTCGTCTGGCGGAGGACGATGGCGCTGGCCCCGGTCGGGCCGCTGTCGTCTTGAACGCGGGCATACGACCCGTACGCTCGCGTCACCGTACCCTCCACCGTCACTTCTGTCCCTAGCGGCTCATCGCGTGCCTCGTTGATCGTGATAGGGTCCTGCGCCTGAACGGCCTCCGGCCATGCGCCAACGAGGAGCAGCGATAGGGCGGCTAGAAAGACCCAGCGCGGCAGGCATGCCATGACATCAGGGAAAAACACTTGAAAGATAGGGGGGAACGGAGGACTGCATGAACATACGGGCCGCTTGCAACGTCTCGTGATCTTCTGCCGTGAGTCGCCGGAGCACGACGGGCTTGGGGCCCACCTTCACAGTTCAAGAAAGGCCTCTTCTGTTACCAAGCACCCGTCATTCTCGAAAAAGGGACGGCCCCCACGCGGGGCACCGCCCATTTTCTTCGACGGTCCGACGGGGCGAGTAACAGGGATGTCTGCCCTATTCCAGATCCCCATCAATGAGCGGGAGCGTCTGATACCCCTCATCCGGTTCGCGTGCACCACCAAAGCCTCCGTTAAACTGGCTCAGCACGCCTTCGAACGTGACGGATCCACCCGGGATCGGCTCTCCGACGTAAAAGGAGTTGTCCGAAATCCGGAGGGTGACCGTGTCCCCACTTGAGTCGGTGGCGTCGTAGTTGGTGCCACCCTGGAAGTTGGAATCCCCCTTACCGTCAACGGTCAGCCCAGAGATTGTAATGAGCTCCGACTCGTAGTCCTCCCCGCCGCCGTTCAGCAGATCGCTGACCGAAACAGACTGAGGACTGGGGAGGCCAACTCCCGTCTGACCCACAGTATACTGCACGTTCGAGGAAATCTGCAGAAGGCCGCTGAAGGCCCCAAGCTCTCCAGAGACCTGAATGCGGTCGCCTGGGTTCGGATCAATGCCTCCATCTCGCGCATCATCGGCCAAGTCGCCGTTGCGTACAACGATGCCACTGGCCCCGGTCGGGCCGCTCTCATCTTGGATGAAGACATTCTGACCATCCACTCGCGTGACAACCCCGAGCGTAAACACGCTCGTACCGTTCGACTCCTGACGAACCTGATTGATCGTATCACTCAGGTCCCCGTCAACAAGCGGAAGGAGCTGGTATCCCTCGTCCGGCCCGCGTGCCCCTCCGAAGCCTCCGTTGAACTGGCTCAGGACCCCTTCAAAGGCGACAGCTCCACTCGGAATCGTCTGGCCGGCGTAGAACGAGTTGTCCGAAATCCGAAGGGTGATCGTGTTTCCGTTCGAATCGGTCGCGTCGTAGTTCGTACCGCCCTGGAAGGTGGAATCCCCTCTGTCATCGATCGCTAG is part of the Salinibacter ruber DSM 13855 genome and encodes:
- the nadA gene encoding quinolinate synthase NadA, with protein sequence MMNDAATLTDPDALYDILEERLEDRPSDPELRNKAEMAAEINALKQEQNAVILGHNYMEPALFHTIPDYTGSSLELSRRAAEAEADTIVFCGVRFMAETAKIVNPDKTVLLPAEEAGCSLAESITAEDVRRLRERYPGLPVVTYVNTYADVKAESDVCCTSSNAAQVVESLDSDTVIFIPDEFLAQNVAQETGKDVLFPQKRERKDVGGDGAPTSGDGAPAEAADADLIGWEGRCVVHEMFQVEDVQQAREEHPDTVVLAHPECSPEVVEEADHSGSTSSMIDYVENTDAESYLLLTECSMGDNIMGANPDKNLLRMCWQRCPHMNQITLEDTYRNLANNQYKIEIEEEVRLGALEAVERMLEIG
- a CDS encoding L-aspartate oxidase, whose translation is MTHSTTDILVLGSGIAGLSAALGAARDGASVTLATKATQPEGASTWWAQGGIAVARKAPRQFKEDIHTASSGTSDPEALDVLVQNADAAVRDVLIDTLGVDFDTGGDGASFHYGREAAHSEDRILHVDASTGRHIHEPFLSHLAAHDRVEIRGDTAAIDLLERDGDIHGALLKSGDAVRHHYAGATVLATGGIGALYSRSTNPGGATGDGIAMAHRAGAATADMEFVQFHPTVCVADGDPFLVSEAVRGEGAVLRDANGERFMPAVHEDAELAPRDVVARAVEQAHERTGRVVLDVSSFDFAGTFPDLAAMCAEHGVDPSTGIPVVPAEHFLCGGVDVDTHGRASLGRLYAVGECARTGVHGANRLASTSLLEGLVWGLRAGTDAAGATPTDQEVSLSTTAGSPPSDAALDASVERLQRVMDEHVGLRRTPDGLQRALDALHAVEADVDAWTDPSARRGVHELRSACTAARLIAEAAKANETSVGCHYMERSDSPPAS
- a CDS encoding endonuclease; amino-acid sequence: MACLPRWVFLAALSLLLVGAWPEAVQAQDPITINEARDEPLGTEVTVEGTVTRAYGSYARVQDDSGPTGASAIVLRQTSGSNSSAFQSDIADGTIQPGTTVKVTGTTSAFNGLFQINNEDLTDYTVQGQGSPPSPQTVTLPELAQNGEDYESELLRVEGLRFLSASGAFENGTTYTVEDGDGQPLEFRVQDGSETAIGGAPIPGGVFDFEGVLGQFNGEGPGGDEPDEGYQFIPVRESDLQPSLSFSFNRLFAQAEEGDGPVSVQVQVFNKETDRTVSVTAEVGPSSTADGTDVMGFQSPQTLTFSGTDPSPQTLTLEPVDDSEQEGVERLEVALSSEDGGISSPSRFTLWILDGPAAQGPIVAGDSANVLLDSLRQRYGDPPTIGYGPARDTLYRRVYNEQDTVEAIYSGLQVVVDPDGGDASDQALDQGVNTEHIWPRSKGAENEPALSDMHILAPAHDAVNSARSNYAFGEIPDSDTDSWYFEDESRSTTPQNGLELWSELDSSPAERDNRRFEPRHSKKGDVARAAFYFAMAYPNRADLSFLETQRETLLEWHEEDPVDATELRRTLSQGSYQGNIPNPFVLDSTLADRAYGEEVPGPEVISIQNAREQGGGRTVSVEGVVTRVGDDGPYIQDQTGGLYIFESQGVFGQALGSSIEKGTRLEVTGTLTYFNGLLELTDVPDDGFEIIAQDESLPAPTTLTLGDIAASGENHEAELVRVENVSIDADGDDTFRAGSSAGNYMIQDGTGSLTLRIPSGSELEGEPIPDRATFQGVLGQFNGAGPDADEPDEGYQLLGLDAGDLTAELPGETTVDVTRSFGDPSTGDSYRLVALPGQVDQALASTLSGEAGVGWQAYWDDGSDQEPFIKFDGSDQFDFRPGRGFWVLSTSDWSVQTTIPTVDVQNGATTIPLHDGWNIISNPLPRNVPWSAVQSANEGTLQALWDWDSGSFREASTFVSAAEGEAFYVLNDQGLDQLTIPLSSSEGTTANAANESRTTRAVELVAERKGRATARVEVGEHPAAADGKDAQDLAAPPSRFASLSLSARAPFAGAAPERQGRLARDVRPTGTGGQTYTLELRADTTGPVTLRAESLPQSPQVDVALVDPANGRSHDLRTDGPLTLAAGPDPSRIQLLVGRSSYVTSETRERLPESLTVQAPAPNPFRNQITLKYALPETQDVTVAVFDLLGRRVRTLAEGRQEAGPHRVNWEGTDASQRRLASGTYFLRVSTDEKQHVEKVVLVR
- a CDS encoding amidohydrolase family protein, whose protein sequence is MLSPFCPRPQRVFAGLTLLVALLLALPAHAQKQPGFQGPFALTNAQVIVAPGDTLDDGTVVIRDDSIAAVGPNVSVPSDAQAFDLSGQMVYPGFIDSGTHLGLAEIGSLPETQDFNEIGDLTAHMNALTAVNPSTVHVPTTRAHGITSVITEPENGILPGTAALIGLHGYTPEQMHLGDVTLTKLNFPSVGRQGPSDDRSPETIQKEAEKALTQLNDLWAQAERYARIDSAVAEQPEARRQPEFVPAMEGLLPVIRGEQPLMISANAAADISKALDWAEERGVLDQLILSGALEGWRVADEIAAANVPVLVGSIMQPPSRESDRYDKAYRTPSLLHDAGVTVALRSGKTENVRNLVFHAGFAAAHGLGKTEALRAITTTPARIFGVADQVGTIEAGKRANLFVADGDPLQPATDVQHLFIDGYKLPLENRATKLYDEFRNRNPGLTK
- a CDS encoding fibronectin type III domain-containing protein, with amino-acid sequence MINRSLFPAVVRIGVLTAIGTGLLLLPGCDGGGTSPEPPSPPTSVQATTQDGSVSLTWDGGADASGYNVYRSTSSFSGANGTPVNGDTPLGQPTLTDDAVDTGTRYYYRVTAVGEGGESDPSAEVSVRPFPSPPPRPEHIL
- the nadC gene encoding carboxylating nicotinate-nucleotide diphosphorylase, with amino-acid sequence MSTDPTTVASPRERARRALPDALRRPSVLSLLRLSIAEDVDPNGEWDFEGEAPSRRDVTSTAALAADTPLDGRLVAKEDGVIAGLPLADALCRLVDPALQFVPSVDEGERVEAGQLLATVEGPGRALLTAERPAINFVGRLSGIATRTRRFVDAVSHTEADILDTRKTLPGHRRPDKYAVRHGGGRNHRMGLYDMVLIKDNHIDGAGGIPEAVRRARDAHGDDYPIEVEVKTLDELDEALALAPDFILLDNMPPETLRQAVARTDGRVPLEASGGVTLDTVPTIAETGVDAISVGALTHSPETLDLSMRIH